DNA sequence from the Deinococcus planocerae genome:
GACGGCCCGCTCCGGCAGTCACCGGGTCACGCAGGTCTCCACGGCGGCGTGCCTGCTCGCGCTCGCGCTGCCCTTCCTCGCGCCGAACCTGGGGCTGCTCGTGCTCGGGCTGGCGGTGCTGGGGGCGGCGAACGGCGCGATGGACGTGTCCATGAACGCGCAGGGCGTGACGGTCGAGCGCGCGCTGGGCCGGGCGGTCATGAGCCGTTTCCACGCCTACTTCAGCCTGGGGAGCGTGCTCGGCGCCCTGCTCGGCACGGGGCTGATCGGGCGGGTGCCCATGCTGGGGCACGCCCTCGGGGTGGTGGCGGTCACCAGCGTGGCGGGTCTCCTCGCGGGCCGCCTGCTGCTGCCCGACCGGGGAGACGGTCCGGCGCCGGGGGCTCCCGAGGCTCCGGCCTCCTCCCCGCGCCGTCTTCCCCGCCTGGGCTCCGCCGTGCTGCTTCTCGGCGCCCTGTGCTTTCTGGGGATGCTCGCCGAGGGGGCGAACTACGACTGGGCGGCGCTGTACTTCCGTGACGTGCTCGGCGCGGCGGGCGGGAGCGCGGGGATCGGCTACACGGCCTTCGTCGCCGCCATGACCCTGGGGCGCTGGTTCGGCGACCGAATGCGGGCCCGCCTCGGCGAC
Encoded proteins:
- a CDS encoding MFS transporter, producing MTDVPLPPPSIPSSRRAEVARHALGVVFLTNGVMFATWAVNIPGVRDHLRLSDAQLGVALLAVGLGSLATMPLTGGWTARSGSHRVTQVSTAACLLALALPFLAPNLGLLVLGLAVLGAANGAMDVSMNAQGVTVERALGRAVMSRFHAYFSLGSVLGALLGTGLIGRVPMLGHALGVVAVTSVAGLLAGRLLLPDRGDGPAPGAPEAPASSPRRLPRLGSAVLLLGALCFLGMLAEGANYDWAALYFRDVLGAAGGSAGIGYTAFVAAMTLGRWFGDRMRARLGDERTVRGGALLTALGLGLALLVREPLPAAVGFALSGLGLSNVVPVMYGAAGHALAGRGIAQVATIGYAGFLLGPPVIGFVAEHAGLPAALGIALAGAALVALLGGRAFALVRRGTLA